GGTGATTCAGACTCGATGCTGCCCCGATGAAATTGCCCAATGACTCATTCAGTGAATGTCCAGAGTGAAATTGTCCAGTAGATCGCGCTAAGCATGGTTTAAGCTAGGCGGGGATTGGGCCTCTGTCAAGCCTAATTTTGCAATTGATCACGCTGTTTTTGAGAGTTTCTGTAGCCTTTTTTTGAAGTTGCTGTAGCATTGAGCATCGCAACTCCTGCTGGCATCCTCCAGTAAGTTCATCAATTTTCCGTAGAAATCGCGCCAAGTCTGGATTTCGTTGCTACACTCACGATCGATTGCTCCCCTTTTTGCCCCTTCATGTCGAAGCGTCGCTACCGTTCCCTGCCTCTCAAGCGTCAAAGAAGACAGCGTCGCCTAACTCGCCTCTCGGTGCTCTGCACGGCTACCATGGGCGGTGCGGCGGTGCTGCTACAGGCTTTTATCACCGTGGGCAACTTCTTGAGTCAGCCTGGGGCACCGCTGTCGCAGGGCCTAAGAGAAGGGGCTGCCCAGGCCGAATCGGGTGCAGAGGCAGAACCGTTGATGACGGCCAACGGACGGCCCAGACTCGATCCTCTACCCCAAGCAGCAGAAGTTTGGGAGTGTGAAGTTGTGGTTTTGGGCGGCAGCCTGGGTGGGGTGGCAGCCGCTTCCCACGCCATGCGAACAGGAGTGACGACCTGCCTGATTGAGCTGACGCCCTGGCTAGGCGGGCAGATCAGCGCTCAAGGGGTATCGGCTCTGGATGAATCGCGGGCAATGCGATCGCGCGACAATTTCTCTCCCAGTTGGGAGGCCTTTAAGCAGCTTATTCGCAATCAGCCGGTCAACCTGCCCAGCTGGACAAACCTGCCCTCGACTCTACCTGTATCCGAGCTCAACAACTGCTGGGTGGGGGAACTGTGTTTCTCGCCCAAAGCAGGCGCGACAGCAGCTGAAATGTGGATGCGTGCTGCATCGGCCGAGTCTCCTGAGAGCCGCTGGTCTACCTCGACTGCCTTTAAGGGGGCTTCGTTTGATGCCTCAGGCCGCCAAATCACCGCTGTCTACGCAGTTAAACGAGTTCCGCGAGATTCTAGCTATGTGCCTGAGGGGCGGCTGTCTAAGGAGCTGAGCGCCTGGTATTCCTGGTCGGCTGATGCCGTTTACAACAAAGTTCCTATCCGGCTGCAGGCTCCGCCCGGTGGCCGGATGATGGTCATTGATGCGACTGACACGGCAGAGCTTGTGGGTTGGGCCAACTTCCCCCACCGGATTGGTTCTGATGCCCAAGCCGAAACCGGGGAAGTCAATGCCGCTTCTATGGCCAATCCTGACTGCACCCAGGCTTATACCTATCCCTTCATTCTGGCAACGTTCGACGATGGCGGCGAAAGCTACAATCGGCTGCAAAAAATCGAGTCTGACTATCCTCGTGAGCGACACCGCCAGCAGTTTGACCTAGAGGGCTTTCCCTTTTTTGATCGGGGCAGCGTTTTTAACTACCGCCGCATGGTGGGCCGCTACCCGGGCGCAGGAGCCGATTTGTCTCAGCCCGGAGAAAAAACGCTGGTCAACTGGAACCGGGGCAACGACTGGCACATCATGGAGCCACCCCTGATTCTGACAGAAGAGGACATTGTGCTCTCGGGGCAGCGGCAAAACTGGCTTGGCGGTCTCTCCCTCAAATCTTTGAAAGACGCCGAAAACCACGCCCTGATTTTTGCTGAGTGGCTAATCGAGACCCAGGCACAGCCCTACTTGCCGCTGTCGCTCCT
The window above is part of the Pseudanabaena sp. FACHB-2040 genome. Proteins encoded here:
- a CDS encoding FAD-dependent oxidoreductase; the encoded protein is MSKRRYRSLPLKRQRRQRRLTRLSVLCTATMGGAAVLLQAFITVGNFLSQPGAPLSQGLREGAAQAESGAEAEPLMTANGRPRLDPLPQAAEVWECEVVVLGGSLGGVAAASHAMRTGVTTCLIELTPWLGGQISAQGVSALDESRAMRSRDNFSPSWEAFKQLIRNQPVNLPSWTNLPSTLPVSELNNCWVGELCFSPKAGATAAEMWMRAASAESPESRWSTSTAFKGASFDASGRQITAVYAVKRVPRDSSYVPEGRLSKELSAWYSWSADAVYNKVPIRLQAPPGGRMMVIDATDTAELVGWANFPHRIGSDAQAETGEVNAASMANPDCTQAYTYPFILATFDDGGESYNRLQKIESDYPRERHRQQFDLEGFPFFDRGSVFNYRRMVGRYPGAGADLSQPGEKTLVNWNRGNDWHIMEPPLILTEEDIVLSGQRQNWLGGLSLKSLKDAENHALIFAEWLIETQAQPYLPLSLLSGPDAPLGTRSGLSMVPYFREGRRILGRPAYGQDNLMLVEADLREDMTGGRNFSPTAVALAHYDIDIHGCRYWDKRPTYEASGASIKEFVVRPLQIPLEALVPQGVDNVLIGGKGIAVSHIVNGVTRVHYGEWSVGAAAGATSGWLLQYGRPTDLNPSQVVVTGQMPALQQFLIDQGLRFTW